A genomic stretch from Canis lupus familiaris isolate Mischka breed German Shepherd chromosome 17, alternate assembly UU_Cfam_GSD_1.0, whole genome shotgun sequence includes:
- the CAPG gene encoding macrophage-capping protein isoform X2, giving the protein MYTSLPQGGSPFPGSVQDPGLHVWRVEKLKPVPVARENQGIFFSGDSYLVLHNGPEELSHLHLWIGQQSSRDEQGACAVLAVHLNTLLGERPVQHREVQGNESDLFMSYFPRGLKYQEGGVESAFHKTSPGATAAPIKKLYQVKGKKNIRATERALSWDSFNTGDCFILDLGPNIFTWCGGKSNILERNKARDLALAIRDSERQGKAQVEIVTDGEEPAEMIQVLGPKPALKEGNPEEDLTADRTNAQAAALYKVSDATGQMNLTKVADSSPFALELLLSDDCFVLDNGLCGKIYIWKGS; this is encoded by the exons ATGtacacctccctcccccaggg TGGCTCCCCGTTCCCAGGCTCGGTGCAGGATCCCGGCCTGCATGTGTGGCGGGTGGAGAAGCTGAAGCCAGTGCCGGTAGCACGTGAGAACCAGGGCATCTTCTTCTCCGGGGACTCCTACCTAGTGCTGCACAATGGTCCGGAGGAGCTCTCCCACCTGCACCTCTGGATAG GCCAGCAGTCGTCCCGGGATGAGCAGGGGGCCTGCGCCGTGCTGGCCGTGCACCTCAACACGCTGCTTGGGGAGCGGCCGGTGCAGCACCGCGAGGTGCAGGGCAACGAGTCCGACCTCTTCATGAGCTACTTCCCGCGTGGCCTCAAGTACCAG GAAGGTGGAGTGGAGTCAGCATTTCACAAGACCTCCCCAGGGGCCACGGCGGCCCCCATCAAGAAGCTGTACCAGGTGAAGGGGAAGAAGAACATCCGCGCCACGGAGCGGGCGCTGAGCTGGGACAGCTTCAACACCGGGGACTGCTTCATCCTGGACCTGGGCCCG AACATCTTCACCTGGTGTGGTGGAAAGTCCAACATCCTGGAGCGCAACAAGGCACGGGACCTGGCCCTGGCCATCCGGGACAGTGAGCGACAGGGCAAGGCCCAAGTGGAGATTGTCACTGACGGGGAAGAACCTGCAGAGATGATCCAG GTCCTGGGCCCCAAGCCTGCTCTGAAGGAGGGCAACCCTGAGGAAGACCTCACAGCGGACCGGACAAATGCCCAGGCCGCGGCTCTGTATAAG GTCTCCGATGCCACTGGACAGATGAACCTGACCAAGGTGGCCGACTCCAGTCCCTTTGCCCTTGAGCTGCTGCTGTCTGATGACTGCTTCGTGCTGGACAATGGGCTCTGTGGCAAGATCTACATTTGGAAAG GCTCTTAG
- the CAPG gene encoding macrophage-capping protein isoform X1, which yields MYTSLPQGGSPFPGSVQDPGLHVWRVEKLKPVPVARENQGIFFSGDSYLVLHNGPEELSHLHLWIGQQSSRDEQGACAVLAVHLNTLLGERPVQHREVQGNESDLFMSYFPRGLKYQEGGVESAFHKTSPGATAAPIKKLYQVKGKKNIRATERALSWDSFNTGDCFILDLGPNIFTWCGGKSNILERNKARDLALAIRDSERQGKAQVEIVTDGEEPAEMIQVLGPKPALKEGNPEEDLTADRTNAQAAALYKVSDATGQMNLTKVADSSPFALELLLSDDCFVLDNGLCGKIYIWKGRKANEKERQAALQVAEDFISRMRYAPNTQVEILPQGRESPIFKQFFKDWK from the exons ATGtacacctccctcccccaggg TGGCTCCCCGTTCCCAGGCTCGGTGCAGGATCCCGGCCTGCATGTGTGGCGGGTGGAGAAGCTGAAGCCAGTGCCGGTAGCACGTGAGAACCAGGGCATCTTCTTCTCCGGGGACTCCTACCTAGTGCTGCACAATGGTCCGGAGGAGCTCTCCCACCTGCACCTCTGGATAG GCCAGCAGTCGTCCCGGGATGAGCAGGGGGCCTGCGCCGTGCTGGCCGTGCACCTCAACACGCTGCTTGGGGAGCGGCCGGTGCAGCACCGCGAGGTGCAGGGCAACGAGTCCGACCTCTTCATGAGCTACTTCCCGCGTGGCCTCAAGTACCAG GAAGGTGGAGTGGAGTCAGCATTTCACAAGACCTCCCCAGGGGCCACGGCGGCCCCCATCAAGAAGCTGTACCAGGTGAAGGGGAAGAAGAACATCCGCGCCACGGAGCGGGCGCTGAGCTGGGACAGCTTCAACACCGGGGACTGCTTCATCCTGGACCTGGGCCCG AACATCTTCACCTGGTGTGGTGGAAAGTCCAACATCCTGGAGCGCAACAAGGCACGGGACCTGGCCCTGGCCATCCGGGACAGTGAGCGACAGGGCAAGGCCCAAGTGGAGATTGTCACTGACGGGGAAGAACCTGCAGAGATGATCCAG GTCCTGGGCCCCAAGCCTGCTCTGAAGGAGGGCAACCCTGAGGAAGACCTCACAGCGGACCGGACAAATGCCCAGGCCGCGGCTCTGTATAAG GTCTCCGATGCCACTGGACAGATGAACCTGACCAAGGTGGCCGACTCCAGTCCCTTTGCCCTTGAGCTGCTGCTGTCTGATGACTGCTTCGTGCTGGACAATGGGCTCTGTGGCAAGATCTACATTTGGAAAG GGCGAAAAGCTAACGAGAAGGAGCGGCAGGCGGCTCTCCAAGTGGCCGAGGACTTCATCTCCCGCATGCGCTATGCCCCCAACACTCAG GTGGAGATTCTGCCCCAGGGGCGCGAGAGCCCCATCTTCAAGCAATTCTTCAAGGACTGGAAATGA